DNA from Microvirga ossetica:
GGGCAAAACGCCCTCCAGCGGCTGGATACGTTTCTCGTGGAGCGCGTCCAATCCCTGCAGCGCATCAAGTCCCTAACGGTTTATGGCGAGGACGGGACGCTGCTGAGCAGTTCCCTCCCCGGCCATCGCGGCCGGGTGAACGGAAAGGACTTGGCCTTCTTCCAGCACCATCTGTCGTCTTCGAGCAGCGGCTGGTTTTTCGGACCGCTGAACCGCGATCCGCTCGGAGGAGACTGGGTCCTCACCCTCTCCCGGCGCATCAACAAGCCGGATGGCAGCTTCGACGGAGTCGTTCAGGCGAGCGTTCCGCCGCGCTATTTCGCGAACTTCTTCGGGCGGTTCGATGTCGGGTCCCAGGGCTCGATCACGCTCATTCACAAGAACGGCACGATCCTGGCGCGCTATCCCTATATCGAACGCTCGATCGGGGCGGACATCTCCGACCACCCACAGTTCAAGGAGAGAAGAGGCCCGGGGCCTTACGAGTATGTGTCTCCCATCGACGGGATTACCCGCGTGGGCGGCCATCAGCGCAACCACGTCTTTCCCATCGGCGTCCTGTCCTCGGTCGGGCGGGACGAAGCGCTGGCGAGCTGGAACGAGGATTTCATGTTCCGCGTCGTCAGCATCGCCCTTCTCGTCATGATCATCGGGTCGCTGGGCTGGAGCCTTGCTGGCGCCCTTCAACGCCGGGAGGAAGCGGAGGTCGAGCTTGCCGTTCTTGCGACGACCGACGGCCTGACCGGCCTCGCCAATCGCCGGATGTTCGACCGGCAGCTCGAGATCGAATGGCTCCGGGCAGCACGCGAGAAATCGCCCGTCTCGCTTCTGTTGGTCGATGTGGACCAGTTCAAGGCCTATAACGACATCTACGGTCACCAGGCCGGCGACGAATGCCTGCGCATAATCGCAAAGGCACTGTCCGGGGTGGCCTGCAGGCCGCGGGACCTGGTGGCCCGTTATGGCGGCGAAGAAATTGCGGTTCTTCTGCCGGACACTGACGACGCGGGCGCTGCCGAGGTGGCCGAAAAGATCCGCGCGCAGGTCGAGGCGCTCCGGGTGCGGCACGAGGCCAGCATTTCTTCGCGGATCCTGACGGTCAGCATCGGCAGCGCCACCCGCATCCCGAGCCTCGACCGCTCCCGCATGGGCCCGGAGAACCTGATCACGCTGGCTGATGAGGCCCTCTACCGGGCGAAGCAGGACGGACGCAACCGCGTCTCGACGGCCCAGGCCGCCTGAGCGGGACTTTTGGGATGGCAAAGTCGGAACGCTGTGCGCTCGATAGGATCGTCGACCTTCGTCCTATCACGTCATCACCGGCCTCGTGCCGGTGATCCCGATTGTGTGAAGTACCGCGCTTCTCTTAATCGAGATGGCCGGCACAAGGCCGGCCATGACATGTGGAAGGTGGCTCACCCAGTCGCACTACTCCTAACCTTCCCCGCGAAGGAGAGGGAAAGAGCGGCTTGGATCAGAACACGCATTCCTTGAAGGCCGGTATGACCGAGCCATTCCACCGACCGTGATAAAGCTCCAGCAGACGCTCCGCCTGCGTGCGGCCGGACGTGACGATCTCCTCCGCATAGGTGAGATGCCGCGTCTCGTCGCGACCTGAATCGTCGCGGTAGCCCCGGCGCTGCAGGCCGGCGCGAGAGAGCGCCAGCGCATCCCGCGCCACATCCTGCACGGAGCGTCCGGCGATGCGCGCCTTCAGCGCCTGCTTCGGCACGTCGGCACGCAGCTGCTCGCGATCCTCGGCGCTCCAGGATTTCACCAGTTCCCAGGCACCGTCGAGAGACGTCTCGTCATAGAGAAGTCCGGTCCAGAAGGCGGAGAGAGCCACGATATGTTCGGCATTGCCCACGTCCGCGCCGCGCATCTCGAGATAGCGCTTGAGGCGCACTTCCGGAAAAAGGGTCGAGACGTGATTCGCCCAGTCGGAGCGCGTCGCGCGCTCGCCCGGCAATTGCGCGAGCCTGCCCGCGAAGAGATCGCGGAACGACGCGCCAGCGACATCGTGATAGGTCGCATCGCGCTTGACGAAATACATCGGCACGTCGAGCGCCCAGTCGACGTAACGCTCGTAGCCGAAGCCGTCCTCGAAAGCGAAGGCCATCATGCCCGTGCGGTCCTTGTCCGTGTCGAGCCAGATGTTCGACCGCATGGACAGGTAGCCGTTCGGCTTGCCTTCGGTGAAGGGCGAATTGGCGAAGATCGCGGTGGCAACGGGCTGCAGCGCCAAGGACACGCGCAGTTTCTTCACCATGTCGGCTTCCGACGCGTAGTCCATGTTCACCTGCACGGTCGACGTGCGGTACATCATGTCGAGGCCGAGCGAGCCGACTTTCGGCATGTAGTCGGTCATGATGCGGTAGCGGGCTTTCGGCATCACCGGCGTCTCGGCCCGCGACCAGAGAGGGCTCATGCCGAGAGTGAGAAAGCCGATGCCGAGGCTCTCGCCGACCGCCTTCGCGTCGGCCAGATGCTGCGCCGTTTCGCGGGCGGTCTCGTGCAAGGTCCGCAGCGGCGCACCCGACAGCTCGAACTGCCCGCCCGGCTCGAGCGAAATCGCTCCGCCGCCGGCCTCATCGGCGAGACCGATGGGGTGGTCGCCCTCGATGATCGGCTCCCAGCCGGTCCGCTCCTGCATGCCCTCCAGCAGGGCGCGGATTCCCCGGCCGCCTTCATAGGGAACGGGGGAGGAATCCGCCCTGTGGAATGGAATCTTCTCGTGCTCGGTGCCGAGCCGCCATGTCTCGCGTGGCTTCTCGCCGGAGGCGATCCATTCCACGAGTTCCG
Protein-coding regions in this window:
- a CDS encoding sensor domain-containing diguanylate cyclase, with the protein product MIVVCLIILGLEGWRDWGEREQEIARISAEALNLAKSLTQHAQDTFELADSLLVDVVDRVETGGIGQNALQRLDTFLVERVQSLQRIKSLTVYGEDGTLLSSSLPGHRGRVNGKDLAFFQHHLSSSSSGWFFGPLNRDPLGGDWVLTLSRRINKPDGSFDGVVQASVPPRYFANFFGRFDVGSQGSITLIHKNGTILARYPYIERSIGADISDHPQFKERRGPGPYEYVSPIDGITRVGGHQRNHVFPIGVLSSVGRDEALASWNEDFMFRVVSIALLVMIIGSLGWSLAGALQRREEAEVELAVLATTDGLTGLANRRMFDRQLEIEWLRAAREKSPVSLLLVDVDQFKAYNDIYGHQAGDECLRIIAKALSGVACRPRDLVARYGGEEIAVLLPDTDDAGAAEVAEKIRAQVEALRVRHEASISSRILTVSIGSATRIPSLDRSRMGPENLITLADEALYRAKQDGRNRVSTAQAA
- a CDS encoding glutamate--cysteine ligase, whose product is MARDVSDTTPLGARSELVEWIASGEKPRETWRLGTEHEKIPFHRADSSPVPYEGGRGIRALLEGMQERTGWEPIIEGDHPIGLADEAGGGAISLEPGGQFELSGAPLRTLHETARETAQHLADAKAVGESLGIGFLTLGMSPLWSRAETPVMPKARYRIMTDYMPKVGSLGLDMMYRTSTVQVNMDYASEADMVKKLRVSLALQPVATAIFANSPFTEGKPNGYLSMRSNIWLDTDKDRTGMMAFAFEDGFGYERYVDWALDVPMYFVKRDATYHDVAGASFRDLFAGRLAQLPGERATRSDWANHVSTLFPEVRLKRYLEMRGADVGNAEHIVALSAFWTGLLYDETSLDGAWELVKSWSAEDREQLRADVPKQALKARIAGRSVQDVARDALALSRAGLQRRGYRDDSGRDETRHLTYAEEIVTSGRTQAERLLELYHGRWNGSVIPAFKECVF